The following coding sequences lie in one Moritella sp. F3 genomic window:
- a CDS encoding PP2C family protein-serine/threonine phosphatase, whose amino-acid sequence MKNILLVDDNRTMLLVWKQILIKRGYHVMTAMDGVEALATLAENPQIQFVLSDWMMPNMNGIELCSRLKSADYDRYIFFVLLSGKDDQHSIIEGINAGADDFFVKNADINEVDARVKAGFRTLDLHNEITDKNIKLDTAYATIKKDLESAGELVKRLLPTKRKYTGVELSYVSIPSAQIGGDMLGYMQLDEEHIAFYLLDVAGHGVSSALMSFSIQQSITANNDKGALLKRTINTPPYYEITPPHEVIKQLNDIYVTDEQNLLYFTMIYSVLNVKTGLLSFSVGGHPPLVWLHNDQCSAEFIGQDSFVVGAFDFVEYKTAQIQLEPGDKIWMYSDGLTEAEKDKTQFSEEGLRNAVIDFQHHPTTIQTELLVGRVREWQESAQFDDDVSVLAVEWTGYSEGKHTCNTKLSTKVNAQFFK is encoded by the coding sequence ATGAAAAACATACTGTTAGTTGACGATAACCGCACCATGCTATTAGTTTGGAAGCAAATCCTGATTAAACGTGGTTACCATGTAATGACCGCAATGGATGGGGTTGAAGCATTAGCTACTCTTGCTGAAAATCCGCAAATCCAATTCGTATTGAGTGATTGGATGATGCCAAATATGAATGGTATTGAGCTTTGCAGTAGGCTTAAGTCTGCTGATTACGATCGCTATATATTTTTCGTATTATTATCAGGAAAAGATGATCAGCATTCGATAATTGAAGGGATTAATGCGGGCGCTGATGATTTTTTTGTTAAAAACGCAGACATTAATGAAGTAGATGCTCGTGTTAAAGCAGGTTTTAGAACACTGGACCTGCATAATGAAATAACCGATAAAAATATTAAATTAGATACCGCTTACGCGACGATCAAAAAAGATTTGGAATCTGCTGGAGAGCTAGTTAAACGATTATTGCCGACCAAGCGGAAGTATACAGGCGTCGAGTTAAGTTATGTGTCTATTCCTAGCGCCCAAATCGGTGGTGATATGCTGGGCTACATGCAATTAGATGAAGAACATATCGCTTTCTACCTGCTCGATGTGGCAGGTCATGGTGTGTCTTCTGCATTAATGTCGTTTTCTATTCAGCAAAGTATTACTGCAAATAATGACAAAGGTGCGTTATTAAAAAGAACGATAAACACACCACCATATTACGAAATAACACCGCCTCATGAAGTCATTAAGCAGCTGAATGACATCTATGTGACAGATGAACAAAATCTACTGTATTTCACGATGATCTATTCAGTATTAAATGTAAAAACAGGCTTATTATCATTTTCCGTCGGGGGGCATCCACCACTCGTGTGGCTGCACAATGATCAATGCAGTGCAGAGTTTATTGGTCAGGATAGCTTTGTTGTCGGCGCCTTTGATTTTGTCGAATATAAAACGGCGCAGATCCAGTTGGAACCCGGCGATAAAATATGGATGTATTCAGATGGTTTAACCGAGGCAGAAAAAGATAAAACACAATTTTCAGAAGAAGGTCTTAGAAACGCAGTAATTGATTTTCAACACCATCCAACCACGATTCAAACCGAATTGCTCGTTGGTAGAGTCAGAGAATGGCAAGAATCCGCTCAATTTGATGACGATGTCAGTGTATTAGCAGTCGAATGGACAGGCTACTCAGAAGGGAAACACACATGCAACACAAAATTATCAACCAAGGTCAATGCACAGTTCTTCAAATAA
- a CDS encoding STAS domain-containing protein, giving the protein MQHKIINQGQCTVLQINEERFDARLAPDFRTQLTELSQSVDAHLIIDLTQVRFMDSSGLGAVMAGYKMLRGKKMSVVNPQRAVKELLKLTRMDQLITCYDSIDDAISVDA; this is encoded by the coding sequence ATGCAACACAAAATTATCAACCAAGGTCAATGCACAGTTCTTCAAATAAATGAGGAACGTTTTGACGCTCGCTTAGCGCCTGATTTTAGAACTCAATTAACCGAGCTCTCTCAGAGTGTTGATGCACACCTGATTATTGATTTAACACAGGTAAGGTTTATGGATAGCAGTGGACTAGGCGCTGTGATGGCCGGTTATAAAATGTTACGTGGTAAAAAAATGAGCGTTGTTAATCCACAGCGAGCAGTTAAAGAATTGTTAAAGTTGACTCGAATGGACCAATTAATCACGTGTTACGACAGCATTGATGATGCTATTTCTGTTGATGCTTAA
- a CDS encoding sugar phosphate nucleotidyltransferase, producing the protein MKGMILAAGKGTRVRPITQMIPKPMIPILGKPVMESMIQLFAAHGIDKIAVNTSHLAEIIENYFGDGHHFNVQLTYSYEGEVRDGKFETKAMGSAGGMNKIQQFSGFFDETFVVVCGDAWIDLDLTEAVRRHKEKGVIATIITRQVEPEEVDKYGVVVTDDFDMVTCFQEKPAVEEALSNRINTGIYIFEPAIFDYIPNDEEFDIGSQLFPLLVENKVKFSAVDMNFQWLDVGNISDIWQVTKDILNGEVSGYPIPGTQVRPGVWLGINTVFDIDACDVTPPIIVGSGCDIRPGCKIVGPAVIGANCTIESEAVVKHSLLRDYIHIASAAHIENKTVFGDYFISHDGFSQSLLEMGAINIVKDRRLTQHPIPIRNEVALYLPQIREQIKQEEQTKKASDTATNNSNGEIKSNEHKELTDDEHSAAF; encoded by the coding sequence ATGAAGGGAATGATTCTTGCCGCAGGTAAAGGTACTCGCGTTAGGCCGATTACACAGATGATCCCAAAACCGATGATCCCTATTTTAGGGAAACCGGTAATGGAGTCTATGATCCAATTATTTGCCGCTCATGGCATCGATAAAATCGCGGTTAATACCAGCCACTTAGCTGAAATTATCGAAAACTATTTCGGCGACGGTCATCATTTTAATGTGCAGTTAACTTATTCGTACGAAGGTGAGGTACGCGATGGCAAGTTTGAAACTAAAGCCATGGGTTCTGCTGGTGGCATGAATAAAATTCAGCAATTCTCTGGTTTTTTTGATGAAACATTTGTTGTTGTTTGTGGTGATGCTTGGATTGATTTGGATCTAACAGAAGCAGTGCGCAGACATAAAGAAAAGGGTGTTATCGCGACTATTATCACCCGTCAGGTCGAACCTGAAGAGGTCGATAAATATGGTGTGGTTGTTACCGACGACTTTGACATGGTGACTTGTTTCCAAGAAAAACCAGCAGTAGAAGAAGCACTGTCTAATCGTATTAATACCGGTATTTATATTTTTGAACCAGCAATTTTTGATTATATTCCTAACGATGAAGAGTTTGATATCGGTAGTCAATTATTCCCTTTATTAGTTGAAAATAAAGTGAAGTTTAGTGCTGTTGATATGAACTTTCAGTGGCTTGATGTCGGTAATATCAGTGATATTTGGCAGGTGACAAAAGATATTCTTAATGGCGAAGTGTCTGGTTATCCAATCCCTGGTACGCAGGTTAGACCGGGTGTGTGGCTAGGGATTAATACTGTGTTTGATATCGATGCCTGTGATGTCACGCCACCAATTATTGTGGGTAGTGGCTGTGATATTAGACCGGGTTGTAAGATCGTCGGCCCTGCTGTTATAGGGGCCAATTGTACGATTGAGTCTGAGGCTGTTGTTAAACATAGTCTATTACGGGATTACATCCATATTGCGAGCGCGGCACATATTGAGAATAAAACCGTGTTTGGTGATTATTTTATTAGCCATGATGGATTCTCGCAATCGCTATTAGAAATGGGCGCCATTAACATCGTTAAAGACCGTCGTCTCACACAGCATCCGATCCCTATTCGTAATGAAGTTGCTTTGTATCTTCCGCAAATTCGCGAGCAAATTAAACAAGAAGAACAAACAAAAAAAGCATCGGATACAGCTACTAATAATAGTAACGGTGAAATAAAAAGTA